The Streptomyces albofaciens JCM 4342 genome has a segment encoding these proteins:
- a CDS encoding cytochrome b, with product MIFFRRSRLKVGAAERGARRVAGRSVGALDARLPVAEGGGLLRKAFPGHWSFLLGELALYSLLVLVLTGVYLTLFFKPEMREVTYDGSYQPLSGVRMSHAFSSTLRISFDVRGGLLIRQMHHWAAIVFVAAIGVHLLRVFFTGAFRKPREVNWMVGVTLFLLALAEGFAGYSLPDDLLSGTGLRIAQGIMLSVPVAGTYLSMFAFGAEFPGEDIVARLYALHVLLLPGLILALVTLHLLLVLRLKHTQWSARGRTNSNVVGKPLFPHFAATSGGLFCVVFGLLAALGGLAQVNPVWVYGPYRPDQASTGAQPDWYVGFLEGALRLVPPWETTLAGHTVMWNVLLPAVVLPLALFAVLYAYPFVEAWVTGDRREHHLCDRPRDRPVRTGLGVAAVTGYGVLLLAGGNDVVAHTFGISLNALTWVLRVALVVLPVVAFRVAKGVCLALREAEHERLAEGTETGQVRQTISGGYEETHRPADEEQRYAALHGSLPAVPREPDDAPDDGTAVRRARGRLRHWFTGSPVPRPRPAGGESQPCERSGGDASGS from the coding sequence ATGATCTTTTTCCGGCGCTCCCGGCTGAAGGTGGGCGCCGCCGAGCGCGGTGCTCGGCGCGTGGCCGGGCGGTCCGTCGGCGCCCTGGACGCCCGGCTGCCGGTGGCCGAAGGAGGCGGGCTGCTGCGCAAGGCGTTTCCGGGCCACTGGTCGTTCCTGCTGGGCGAGCTGGCACTGTACAGCCTGCTGGTCCTGGTGCTGACGGGTGTGTACCTGACGCTCTTCTTCAAGCCGGAAATGCGGGAGGTCACGTACGACGGCTCGTACCAGCCGCTGTCCGGCGTGCGCATGTCGCATGCGTTCAGCTCCACGCTCCGCATCAGCTTCGACGTACGGGGCGGGTTGCTGATCCGCCAGATGCATCACTGGGCCGCGATCGTCTTTGTCGCGGCGATCGGCGTGCATCTGCTGCGGGTCTTCTTCACCGGGGCCTTCCGCAAGCCGCGGGAAGTGAACTGGATGGTCGGGGTGACGCTGTTCCTGCTGGCGCTGGCCGAAGGGTTCGCCGGCTATTCGCTGCCCGATGACCTGCTGTCGGGGACAGGGCTGCGTATCGCGCAGGGCATCATGCTGTCGGTCCCGGTGGCGGGCACGTACCTCAGCATGTTCGCGTTCGGCGCCGAATTCCCCGGCGAGGACATCGTTGCACGGCTGTACGCGCTGCATGTCCTGCTGTTGCCCGGCCTGATCCTGGCCCTGGTCACCCTCCATCTGCTGTTGGTCCTCCGCCTCAAGCACACGCAGTGGTCGGCCCGGGGCCGCACCAACAGCAATGTGGTCGGCAAGCCGCTCTTCCCGCACTTCGCCGCGACGTCCGGGGGCCTGTTCTGCGTGGTCTTCGGCCTGCTGGCCGCGCTGGGTGGTCTGGCCCAGGTCAACCCGGTGTGGGTGTACGGGCCTTACCGGCCCGACCAGGCGTCGACCGGTGCCCAGCCCGACTGGTACGTCGGCTTCCTGGAGGGCGCGCTGCGGCTGGTGCCGCCGTGGGAGACCACGCTGGCGGGGCACACCGTGATGTGGAACGTGCTGCTGCCGGCGGTGGTGCTGCCGCTGGCCCTGTTCGCCGTGCTGTACGCCTATCCGTTCGTCGAGGCGTGGGTGACCGGCGACCGCCGGGAGCACCACCTGTGCGACCGGCCACGTGACCGGCCGGTGCGTACCGGGTTGGGCGTCGCGGCCGTCACCGGGTATGGCGTGCTGCTGCTGGCCGGAGGCAACGATGTGGTGGCCCACACCTTCGGGATCTCCCTCAACGCGCTGACGTGGGTCCTGCGGGTGGCGCTGGTGGTGCTGCCGGTGGTGGCGTTCCGGGTGGCCAAAGGGGTGTGCCTGGCCCTGCGGGAAGCTGAACACGAGCGGCTGGCCGAAGGGACGGAGACCGGGCAGGTGCGCCAGACGATTTCGGGCGGGTACGAGGAGACGCACCGGCCGGCCGACGAGGAGCAGCGGTACGCGGCGCTCCACGGCAGCCTGCCGGCGGTTCCGCGGGAGCCGGATGACGCGCCGGACGACGGGACAGCCGTGCGGCGGGCACGCGGCAGGCTCCGTCACTGGTTCACCGGCTCCCCGGTCCCGCGGCCCCGGCCGGCGGGAGGCGAATCTCAGCCGTGCGAGCGGTCCGGCGGTGACGCCTCCGGCTCCTGA
- a CDS encoding flavin monoamine oxidase family protein, whose translation MTQAKPESDVTSAAQPVREETCDVAVVGAGMAGLTAATTLAGKTDVVVFEAADRAGGRVETVRKGDYWINVGTQFTEGTGPLIDALHHHGIEMGSLAGKSVALVLNGGLVDTSNLFALMFRTRMSFLDRVGMAMVGARIVSAVPFLESDSGVAQRVRARLDKRLASDLLRGVRSELVHDMVRSWSGQWMGCEPGETAATQLVTSIGLALADPAKVPNFALPVGGNQTLTDILAADLGERLRLRSAVRSVEPDGDGVAVNYVDGDGPVRMRAQRAVVAVPGDVALQILPGLPQKYRNAFGDIRYGRYVIVGFFTEEEGPQPWDEFFGVSTPQLSFQAMFNHAAAIRKGASRKPGGALACFAGGAVADDLFELSDEEIVARFAKDLLSIYPQLEGKLGEGVVRRHHRVVPFWAPGRRESLPTLRNPLGPIHLAGDYQLDMPSLADAATSGENAARAVLASLGR comes from the coding sequence ATGACGCAGGCGAAGCCCGAATCGGATGTGACGAGCGCAGCGCAACCCGTACGCGAGGAGACCTGCGATGTGGCCGTCGTCGGTGCGGGGATGGCGGGGCTTACGGCAGCCACGACGCTCGCCGGCAAGACCGACGTCGTCGTGTTCGAGGCCGCGGATCGGGCGGGCGGGCGCGTCGAGACGGTCCGGAAGGGCGATTACTGGATCAACGTCGGGACGCAGTTCACCGAGGGGACCGGGCCGTTGATCGACGCGCTCCATCACCACGGCATCGAGATGGGGTCGCTGGCAGGCAAGAGCGTGGCGCTGGTCCTCAACGGGGGACTGGTTGACACGTCCAACCTCTTCGCGCTCATGTTCCGCACGCGGATGAGCTTCCTGGACCGGGTCGGCATGGCGATGGTCGGCGCCCGTATCGTCTCGGCCGTCCCGTTCCTGGAGTCGGACAGCGGCGTGGCGCAAAGGGTACGGGCCAGGCTCGACAAGCGTCTCGCTTCGGACCTTCTACGCGGCGTTCGCTCCGAGTTGGTCCACGACATGGTCCGATCGTGGTCGGGTCAGTGGATGGGATGCGAGCCCGGAGAGACGGCAGCGACCCAGCTTGTGACGTCGATCGGGCTCGCCCTCGCGGACCCGGCGAAGGTGCCGAACTTCGCCCTGCCGGTAGGGGGTAATCAGACGCTGACCGATATTCTCGCCGCCGATCTGGGCGAACGCCTCCGGCTTCGGTCGGCCGTCCGCTCTGTGGAACCGGACGGAGACGGGGTCGCCGTGAACTATGTCGACGGGGACGGCCCGGTGCGGATGCGCGCGCAGCGAGCCGTCGTCGCGGTTCCCGGCGACGTCGCGTTGCAGATCCTTCCGGGACTACCGCAGAAATACCGCAACGCGTTCGGCGATATTCGCTACGGCCGGTACGTGATCGTCGGCTTCTTCACCGAGGAGGAGGGGCCGCAGCCGTGGGACGAGTTCTTCGGTGTGTCCACACCGCAGCTTTCCTTTCAGGCGATGTTCAACCACGCCGCCGCCATTCGGAAGGGCGCCTCACGGAAGCCTGGCGGTGCGCTGGCGTGTTTCGCCGGCGGTGCCGTCGCCGACGACTTGTTCGAGCTCTCCGACGAAGAGATCGTGGCCCGGTTCGCCAAGGATCTCCTGTCGATCTACCCTCAGCTCGAAGGGAAGCTCGGGGAGGGAGTGGTGCGGCGGCACCACCGTGTTGTGCCTTTCTGGGCTCCCGGTAGGCGCGAGTCGCTGCCAACGCTGCGGAACCCCCTGGGACCGATCCACCTGGCCGGCGACTACCAGCTCGACATGCCTTCGCTCGCCGACGCGGCTACTTCGGGCGAGAACGCGGCAAGGGCGGTCCTCGCGAGTCTGGGGCGCTGA
- a CDS encoding AMP-binding protein: protein MAVNTRSAQPEVEFVLGDTGAEVDLPDDAPLPDGDPYVTTDLGPTDVAALFYTSHRRGRALLHIGNDRVLPQGSADHARGVRDQRREPDPLPRHTREAGPHSRTLISVPLFHVTGRNAQFIVAAHLGGTSVIMPTPDLSRLVAALAEERFPFLVTVPTAYFLLLRHPGFTGADVSGVRWLAYGGATVAPSLVRAVKETYPRSTVINGYGMTETASLFSVLPDRMPPSTRTTDRRRRCNRALPRRLADSKVPQYATVVTEARGAAA from the coding sequence GTGGCAGTCAACACCCGGTCCGCTCAGCCGGAAGTGGAGTTCGTCCTCGGCGACACCGGCGCGGAGGTCGACCTGCCGGACGACGCACCGTTGCCGGACGGCGACCCGTACGTCACGACGGATCTGGGACCCACCGACGTGGCGGCGCTCTTCTACACATCCCACCGACGTGGCCGCGCTCTTTTGCACATCGGGAACGACCGGGTGCTGCCCCAAGGGAGTGCCGACCACGCAAGAGGCGTTCGTGACCAACGCCGAGAACCTGATCCGCTGCCTCGGCATACCCGGGAGGCCGGGCCACATTCACGGACTCTGATCTCGGTCCCTCTGTTCCATGTCACGGGCCGCAACGCGCAGTTCATCGTCGCCGCCCACCTCGGCGGCACCTCGGTGATCATGCCAACGCCCGATCTGTCGCGGTTGGTGGCTGCGTTGGCCGAGGAGCGGTTCCCCTTCCTGGTGACCGTCCCCACGGCGTACTTCCTGCTGCTGCGCCATCCGGGCTTCACCGGTGCCGACGTCTCCGGGGTGCGCTGGCTGGCGTACGGCGGGGCCACGGTCGCGCCGTCACTCGTGCGCGCGGTGAAGGAGACGTACCCGCGGTCCACAGTGATCAACGGCTACGGCATGACCGAGACGGCGTCGCTGTTCAGCGTCCTGCCGGACCGGATGCCGCCAAGCACGCGGACTACGGATAGACGTCGCAGATGTAATCGCGCACTGCCGAGACGGCTCGCCGATTCCAAGGTTCCGCAGTACGCCACGGTCGTCACCGAGGCGCGAGGCGCTGCCGCGTGA
- a CDS encoding TetR/AcrR family transcriptional regulator, whose protein sequence is MPNGTCRYERTGGVASRLIRSRIVFDKSATTRTPARSATQRRGVERRKAILDAAEAVLAERGYEAATLKATGERAGIPIASMYHYFADRYQVDAELLQRHLNELDRLIGDTLAEPGAQTLREAVDVMVDLLLGYLRRHRSCTELWFAGRHATLDELVRAFDEAQAERLWRHLVEQRLVPADTPLLALLLAFEVGTRLFDTAFRRSPTGDDATIDEVRRLVTAYLETYASEEKR, encoded by the coding sequence GTGCCGAACGGGACCTGTCGATACGAACGAACGGGAGGTGTGGCATCGCGGCTGATACGATCTCGAATCGTGTTCGATAAAAGTGCGACAACTCGGACCCCGGCTCGGTCGGCAACGCAGCGCCGCGGGGTGGAGCGCAGGAAAGCCATCCTCGATGCCGCTGAGGCCGTGCTTGCCGAGCGGGGTTACGAGGCCGCCACTCTGAAGGCGACCGGTGAGCGCGCCGGTATCCCGATCGCCTCCATGTACCACTACTTCGCCGACCGGTACCAGGTCGATGCCGAGCTGCTGCAACGGCACCTGAACGAGCTGGACAGGCTCATCGGCGACACCTTGGCCGAACCCGGGGCGCAGACCCTGCGCGAGGCCGTCGACGTCATGGTCGACCTGCTTCTCGGCTACCTCCGCCGCCACCGGAGCTGCACGGAACTCTGGTTCGCGGGCCGTCACGCCACACTCGACGAACTGGTGCGCGCCTTCGACGAGGCGCAGGCGGAACGGCTCTGGCGCCACCTCGTCGAGCAGCGCTTGGTACCCGCCGACACACCGCTGCTCGCCCTGCTTCTCGCCTTCGAGGTGGGCACCCGGCTGTTCGACACCGCTTTCCGGCGCTCGCCGACCGGTGACGACGCCACGATCGACGAGGTGCGCCGCCTCGTCACCGCGTACCTGGAGACGTATGCCTCCGAAGAGAAACGGTGA
- a CDS encoding alpha/beta fold hydrolase yields the protein MAELAAASADGAMVTALDDGAGPPLLLVHWGGGSAGCWDGVIRSLAGDFRVVRIARRVYVPGASVPPGYSMAVEAADVLTIARLLGRPVLLVGHSSGAVAALEAAVQSPERLAGLVLYDPPVPTRSLVGGTAARRAREALAAGNPREAMRIHLRDISQEPAELVETLIANPKALAVFTAQATGALADTDAIDALGVGVDRFRRLGVPTTLVEGERSPLHLRERVADLADALPNARVVTLAGQGHAAHLTAPDMLADTIREAAERAFC from the coding sequence ATGGCAGAGCTTGCGGCAGCGTCCGCGGACGGCGCGATGGTGACCGCTCTCGACGACGGCGCAGGGCCGCCGCTGCTCCTCGTCCACTGGGGCGGTGGAAGCGCCGGATGCTGGGACGGCGTCATACGGTCTCTGGCCGGCGACTTCCGGGTGGTCAGAATCGCCCGTCGCGTCTACGTGCCCGGAGCGAGTGTCCCGCCCGGGTATTCCATGGCCGTCGAGGCGGCGGACGTGCTGACGATCGCCCGGCTCCTCGGCCGCCCCGTGCTGCTGGTCGGGCATTCCTCGGGTGCGGTCGCCGCGTTGGAAGCCGCGGTGCAATCGCCTGAGAGGCTGGCGGGCTTGGTCCTTTACGACCCGCCGGTGCCCACCCGGTCACTGGTCGGGGGAACGGCGGCCCGGCGCGCTCGCGAGGCCCTCGCCGCTGGGAACCCTCGTGAGGCCATGCGGATTCACCTGCGTGACATCTCCCAAGAACCCGCGGAGCTGGTGGAAACGCTCATCGCGAACCCGAAGGCGCTTGCTGTGTTCACTGCGCAGGCGACCGGGGCGCTGGCCGACACCGACGCGATCGACGCGCTCGGGGTCGGCGTCGACCGCTTCCGGCGGCTCGGCGTACCGACCACCCTGGTGGAGGGCGAGCGAAGCCCCCTCCACCTGAGGGAGCGAGTGGCCGACCTGGCGGACGCCCTGCCGAACGCGCGGGTCGTCACACTCGCCGGGCAAGGACACGCGGCTCACCTCACAGCCCCCGACATGCTGGCAGACACGATCCGGGAGGCGGCCGAACGGGCTTTTTGCTAA
- a CDS encoding SpoIIE family protein phosphatase, whose amino-acid sequence MDSSSPPGVLFRLFPPEARSAPLARRFVRSALRGVAPEVVDTAELLTSELVTNAVLHARTEVEVRIWSHGGHVRVRVGDGRPDRPLVPRESRPYAGAGRGLAVVAGLASSHGAHVGEGRKTVWFELWPKAPVPPTSGWGSMPMYGRTATVTLIDMPYIVFRAAQQHGDELLRELMLTPRVEERAGVSGAELLIANDVANVINACMTSALAETVTSGATVTLDIAFPLDAAPAVDTLRHVFEQGDVAAQLESLLTLPAPPHVRSHDRWMLDQLVTQLSGGPPTAWTLLPGVPDTTFVELAPWDAGDVEDSSVPTVAADEDGWIIAANAALADLLGWQADELIGRPLTVLIPEHLRERHRAGFTALRLTGRSRIMGRSIPLPALHRDGSLVHVRLHVQSQEAVDGRAVRVGQFKPTATAAGEDRPVSRPDHGPSVRLHAGAAAAPRAGDEKATRAWERLSLLADTTTALSSTLDLREGLRRVCHVLTQQMAAWCVVDLLDEHGDAERVCVVHREPRALSVGVDLGRLPPVSENARGPLARVLNGAGPLLITDIPSPDQAESALDARQLRLFEQLGAGSTIMAPLRARREVLGALIVVRTRHDAPFTEQDALLVADLVQSISLSVDNSRLHQHTRTTAERLQRSLLPRLPHIQSMEITARYAPSSTTAQVGGDWFDAFTLPDGDTALVIGDVSGHDLNAAVTMSQLRNMLRGIAVDCQDRPSEVLRRLDLATLTLYPHSTATCAYAVVKGPHNNDPREVHHSSAGHLPLLLTCPNGDTDYLDSASGLLIGMDSTLPRTTARDLLPAHSTLLMFTDGLIERPGESLSDALDRLRRHTAALAQAPLDVFCDELILSLGAGSTDDIALLALRPIPPGTQERHGR is encoded by the coding sequence ATGGATAGCTCCAGTCCACCCGGAGTCCTCTTTCGGCTTTTCCCTCCGGAGGCGCGCAGTGCGCCGCTGGCCCGGCGGTTCGTGCGGTCGGCGTTGCGGGGTGTTGCGCCGGAGGTGGTGGACACCGCCGAGCTGCTGACCAGTGAGCTGGTGACCAACGCGGTGCTGCACGCGCGTACCGAGGTGGAGGTGCGGATCTGGTCGCACGGGGGACATGTGCGCGTGCGGGTCGGCGACGGCCGACCGGACCGCCCGCTCGTGCCGCGGGAGTCCAGGCCGTATGCCGGTGCCGGAAGGGGCCTTGCCGTGGTCGCTGGGCTGGCTTCCAGTCATGGAGCCCACGTGGGGGAGGGGCGCAAGACGGTCTGGTTCGAGCTATGGCCGAAGGCCCCGGTGCCGCCGACGTCCGGGTGGGGATCCATGCCCATGTACGGGCGAACCGCGACCGTGACACTGATCGACATGCCGTACATCGTGTTCCGTGCGGCGCAACAGCACGGTGACGAGCTGCTGCGCGAACTGATGCTGACCCCACGCGTCGAGGAGCGCGCCGGAGTGTCGGGCGCCGAACTGCTCATCGCCAACGACGTGGCCAATGTGATCAACGCGTGCATGACATCCGCGCTGGCGGAGACGGTCACCAGCGGCGCCACGGTGACCTTGGACATCGCGTTCCCGCTGGACGCCGCGCCCGCCGTGGACACGTTGCGGCACGTGTTCGAACAAGGCGACGTGGCGGCGCAGCTGGAGTCCCTGCTCACCCTGCCGGCTCCGCCGCACGTGCGGAGCCACGACCGGTGGATGCTCGACCAGCTGGTCACTCAACTCTCCGGAGGTCCGCCCACCGCGTGGACGCTGCTGCCCGGCGTGCCGGACACGACCTTTGTCGAGCTGGCGCCGTGGGACGCCGGCGATGTGGAGGACAGCAGTGTTCCGACTGTCGCGGCCGACGAGGACGGCTGGATCATCGCGGCCAACGCCGCTCTGGCCGACCTGCTGGGATGGCAGGCCGACGAGCTCATCGGCCGACCGTTGACCGTACTGATTCCCGAACATCTGCGCGAGCGTCATCGGGCTGGGTTCACCGCGCTCCGGCTGACCGGCCGGTCCCGCATCATGGGCCGGTCCATCCCGCTGCCGGCGTTGCACCGCGACGGCAGCCTGGTCCATGTGCGTCTGCACGTCCAGAGTCAGGAGGCGGTGGACGGCCGCGCCGTACGGGTCGGCCAGTTCAAGCCCACAGCGACGGCCGCCGGGGAGGACCGGCCGGTATCACGTCCCGATCACGGACCCTCGGTCCGGCTGCATGCCGGCGCGGCAGCAGCGCCGCGGGCCGGCGATGAGAAGGCGACACGGGCTTGGGAGCGGTTGAGCCTGCTGGCCGACACCACCACCGCGCTGTCGAGCACACTCGACTTGCGCGAGGGACTGCGCCGAGTGTGCCACGTCCTCACCCAGCAGATGGCCGCCTGGTGCGTGGTCGACCTGCTCGACGAGCACGGGGACGCCGAACGGGTCTGCGTCGTCCACCGCGAGCCCCGGGCGCTGAGTGTCGGGGTGGACCTCGGCAGGCTGCCCCCGGTGTCCGAGAACGCGCGAGGACCGCTGGCCCGGGTACTGAACGGCGCGGGCCCCCTGCTGATCACCGACATCCCCTCACCGGACCAGGCGGAAAGCGCCCTGGACGCCCGGCAGCTGAGGCTGTTCGAGCAACTGGGCGCCGGCAGCACGATCATGGCTCCACTGCGGGCCCGACGTGAGGTGCTGGGCGCCCTCATCGTCGTACGTACCCGCCACGACGCCCCCTTCACCGAACAGGACGCGCTCCTCGTCGCCGACCTCGTACAGAGCATCTCGCTGAGCGTCGACAACTCCCGTCTGCACCAGCACACCCGTACCACGGCCGAGCGCCTTCAGCGCTCCCTGCTGCCCCGCCTCCCGCACATCCAGTCCATGGAGATCACCGCCCGCTACGCCCCGTCCAGTACCACCGCCCAGGTCGGCGGCGACTGGTTCGACGCCTTCACTCTGCCCGACGGCGACACGGCATTGGTCATCGGAGACGTGTCCGGACATGATCTGAACGCCGCCGTAACGATGAGCCAACTGCGCAACATGCTCCGCGGCATCGCCGTCGACTGCCAGGACCGGCCGTCGGAGGTATTGCGCCGCCTCGACCTCGCGACCCTCACCCTGTACCCACACTCCACCGCGACCTGCGCCTACGCCGTCGTCAAAGGTCCCCACAACAACGACCCACGGGAAGTGCACCACTCATCCGCCGGACACCTCCCCCTGCTGCTGACCTGTCCCAACGGCGATACCGACTACCTGGACTCCGCCTCCGGTCTCCTCATCGGCATGGACAGCACCCTTCCCAGAACCACCGCCCGCGACCTGCTGCCGGCCCACTCCACCCTGCTCATGTTCACCGACGGCCTGATCGAACGCCCGGGAGAATCCCTCAGCGACGCCTTGGACCGCCTGCGCCGGCACACCGCCGCCCTCGCCCAGGCACCCCTCGACGTCTTCTGCGACGAACTGATCCTCAGCCTCGGCGCCGGTAGCACCGACGACATCGCCCTGCTCGCTCTACGCCCCATTCCGCCAGGCACTCAGGAACGACACGGACGCTGA
- a CDS encoding transposase has protein sequence MVWRHELTDVRWWAIESRLAVEGRSGGQGRSIARWQMVCRTRACTGGAVPGLPERYGPWQTVYERYRRWSADGAWQRIL, from the coding sequence ATGGTGTGGCGGCATGAGCTGACCGATGTGCGGTGGTGGGCGATCGAGTCGCGGTTGGCGGTTGAGGGCCGGTCGGGCGGGCAGGGGCGGAGCATCGCACGGTGGCAAATGGTGTGCCGTACCCGGGCCTGTACGGGGGGTGCCGTACCGGGCCTGCCCGAACGGTACGGGCCTTGGCAAACCGTCTACGAGCGGTATCGGCGCTGGTCAGCGGACGGCGCCTGGCAGCGCATCCTGTGA
- a CDS encoding carboxylesterase/lipase family protein, which yields MSEQPRVRTTEGVVEGRRRGGQVAFRGIPYAQPPVGRLRFAAPAPPRPWEGTRQAARFGPLGPQSVPVRAPSAKGTDWLTLNVCTPDPSAAGLPVLVWFPGGGYMTADSSDPMYDPTALAEAGLVVVSVNYRVGAEGFALLDGAPPNRGFLDQIAALHWVQRNIARFGGDPDLVTVAGQSAGAGSVAALLTMKPARPLFRRAITHSVPGFHCTPALARQVAAALADRLGTAPTAEAFGDIAPQRLADEVTALGADLPRHQQSWGRLAHVGIAVCPVVDGEVLGETPWTALSSGRASGIELLAGHMRDEFRLFSVMTGRRGTFTDEDARTALDLLAPAPGGPDAYRAAHPRATPEELLETVFSDATFRMPSLLLAEANATAGGSSYLFELGLASPALGGSLGACHSLDVPLAFGTMDSPIGKQLFGDQPPPEAVAVSRELRQAWVRFVTTGDPGWPAYHPDQQLTRILAAESQTVPYPEHTSRRIWAGRPPAPFDLDLTES from the coding sequence ATGTCTGAGCAGCCAAGAGTGCGTACGACGGAGGGCGTGGTGGAGGGCCGCCGGCGCGGCGGGCAGGTGGCCTTCCGCGGCATCCCGTATGCCCAGCCGCCCGTGGGCCGGCTCCGGTTCGCCGCACCGGCCCCGCCCCGGCCCTGGGAGGGGACACGGCAGGCGGCTCGGTTCGGGCCCCTGGGACCGCAGTCCGTGCCGGTGCGCGCACCCTCGGCGAAAGGCACCGACTGGCTGACGCTCAACGTCTGTACCCCGGACCCGTCAGCGGCGGGGCTGCCGGTGCTGGTGTGGTTTCCCGGCGGCGGCTACATGACGGCGGACTCCAGCGACCCGATGTACGACCCGACGGCACTGGCCGAGGCCGGTCTCGTCGTGGTCAGCGTCAACTACCGGGTGGGCGCGGAGGGCTTCGCCCTGCTCGACGGCGCCCCGCCCAACCGTGGCTTCCTCGACCAGATCGCGGCGCTGCACTGGGTACAGCGCAACATCGCCCGCTTCGGAGGAGACCCTGACCTGGTCACCGTTGCCGGACAGTCCGCCGGGGCGGGATCGGTCGCCGCCTTGCTGACGATGAAGCCGGCGCGCCCTCTGTTCCGCCGGGCCATCACCCATTCGGTGCCGGGCTTCCACTGCACCCCCGCGCTTGCCCGACAGGTCGCCGCCGCGCTCGCGGACCGGCTCGGCACCGCGCCCACCGCCGAGGCCTTCGGCGACATCGCCCCGCAACGCCTGGCCGACGAGGTCACCGCCCTGGGCGCCGACCTCCCCCGCCACCAGCAGAGCTGGGGACGGCTCGCCCACGTCGGCATCGCCGTGTGCCCCGTGGTCGACGGCGAAGTCCTGGGCGAAACACCCTGGACCGCCTTGTCCAGTGGCCGTGCGAGCGGCATCGAACTCCTCGCCGGCCATATGCGCGACGAATTCCGGCTGTTCAGCGTCATGACCGGGCGGCGGGGCACGTTCACCGACGAGGACGCCCGCACCGCCTTGGACCTGCTCGCCCCGGCACCGGGCGGCCCGGACGCCTACCGCGCCGCCCACCCGCGCGCCACCCCGGAAGAACTGCTGGAAACAGTGTTCTCCGACGCCACCTTCCGGATGCCGTCGCTGCTGCTGGCCGAGGCGAACGCCACAGCCGGCGGCAGCTCGTACCTGTTCGAGCTGGGTCTCGCCTCCCCGGCGCTGGGAGGCAGCCTGGGTGCCTGTCACAGTCTCGACGTGCCCCTGGCGTTCGGCACGATGGACAGCCCCATCGGCAAGCAGCTCTTCGGCGACCAGCCGCCTCCCGAGGCCGTCGCGGTCTCCCGGGAACTCCGGCAGGCATGGGTCCGGTTCGTCACCACCGGTGACCCCGGATGGCCCGCCTACCACCCCGACCAACAGCTCACGCGCATCCTGGCCGCCGAATCGCAGACCGTTCCCTATCCCGAGCACACCTCGCGCCGGATCTGGGCGGGCCGTCCGCCCGCCCCCTTCGACCTCGACCTCACGGAAAGCTGA
- a CDS encoding TetR/AcrR family transcriptional regulator, whose amino-acid sequence MPKQVDHRERRETIARALWRVVERRGAIHLTMREVAQEAGLSHGAVQHYFASREAMLTFAMDFAAEQTALRVGRGVQELGDRPHPRAVLRLMLTEMLPLHADARATSRMSAAYVLEALHDESVHARARDGMLQGRATVERLVRQAIADGHISPDRDPATETNLLLALTGFTPLLELNVLDPQEVLTAVDRYLDRLFTQEEHRPGTKRGTGTTNRLPEPGTAAAPDRN is encoded by the coding sequence ATGCCGAAGCAGGTGGACCACCGTGAACGCCGCGAGACGATCGCCCGGGCGCTGTGGCGTGTGGTCGAGCGGCGCGGCGCGATACACCTGACGATGCGCGAGGTCGCACAGGAGGCCGGCCTCTCCCACGGGGCGGTACAGCACTACTTCGCCTCCCGCGAGGCGATGCTGACCTTCGCGATGGACTTCGCGGCCGAACAGACCGCACTGCGCGTCGGCCGGGGCGTACAGGAACTCGGCGACCGGCCGCACCCCCGCGCCGTGCTCCGGCTGATGCTCACCGAAATGCTCCCTTTGCATGCCGACGCCCGTGCGACCAGCCGGATGAGCGCGGCCTATGTCCTGGAGGCGCTGCACGACGAGAGCGTTCACGCACGGGCGCGCGACGGGATGCTCCAGGGGCGCGCCACCGTGGAGCGGCTGGTCCGCCAGGCCATCGCCGACGGGCACATCAGCCCCGACCGCGACCCGGCCACCGAGACCAACCTGCTTCTCGCCCTGACCGGCTTCACTCCCCTGCTCGAACTGAACGTGCTCGACCCCCAAGAGGTCCTCACCGCCGTCGACCGCTACCTGGACCGGCTGTTCACGCAAGAAGAGCATCGCCCGGGGACGAAACGGGGAACCGGTACGACAAACCGCCTTCCCGAACCCGGCACCGCCGCTGCACCGGACAGAAACTGA